Below is a window of Anaerolineae bacterium DNA.
CCGCGAAATCTATACCGGCCTCACCTTCTGGACGCCCAATGTCAACATCTTCCGCGATCCCCGCTGGGGCCGGGGCCAGGAAACCTACGGCGAAGACCCCTATCTGACCGCTTGTATGGGCGTGGCTTTTGTCAAAGGGATACAGGGGGACGACCCCAAGTACCTCAAACTGGCAGCCACTCCCAAGCACTACGCCGTGCACAGCGGCCCGGAGCCGGAGCGCCATCATTTTGACGCCCAGGTGAGCGAACGGGAGATGCGCGAATTCTACTTGCCTGCCTTTGAGGCCTGCGTCAAAGAAGCCAGGGCGGTTTCCATTATGGGCGCGTACACCCGCGCCAACGGCGAACCGTGTTGCGCCAGCCCCACCCTGCTAGAAAAAATTCTGCGCCGGGAATGGGGGTTCGACGGCTACGTGGTGTCTGATTGCTGGGCCATCATTGACATTTACCAACACCACCGGGTGGTAAAAACGCCCGAAGAAGCCGCAGCCCTGGCCGTAAAAGCAGGCTGCGATTTAAACTGCGGCAGCACCTATCCGGCCCTGCTGGATGCCGTTGACCAGGGCCTGATTGACGAAGCCACCATTGACCAGGCCGTTAAACGGCTCTTCACGGCCCGCTTCCGCCTGGGCATGTTCGACCCGCCGGAGCAAGTGCCTTATGCCCAAATTCCCTTTGAGGTTATTGACTCGCCGGAACACCGCGCTTTGGCTTTACAAACCACCAGAGAGTCTATCGTGCTGCTCAAAAACGAGAACCAGACGTTGCCTCTGCCTAAAAACTTAAAGTCAATGGCCGTTATTGGCCCCAATGCCGATAGCTTGCCGGCGCTGCTGGGCAACTACAACGGCACGCCGGCTAAAGGCGTTACCCCCCTGGAAGGTATCCGCCAAAAAATTTCAGCCAATACTACGCTTTATTACGCCCAAGGTTGCGAAATTGCCGAGGGAGTGCCACCGCTCAGGATCATTCCCCCCACCTACCTTCGCCCGGCAGACGCCGAGGCGGGGGTAATGGGTTTGACCGCCGCCTATTACGATAACCCGGGTTTTAAGGGCAAACCGGTCCAAATTCAGGTGGACCCGGTGGTCAACTTCATCTGGAAAGGGACCACCCCTTTAACCGGCCAATGGGCCGATCACTTTGCCGTTCGCTGGACCGGCTACCTGGCACCGCCGGTTAGCGGTAGGTACCAGCTTGGCGTGAACGGTTTTAGCAGTTACCGCCTCTACCTGGATGACCGCCTTTTGGTGGAGTACAAGGATATTCACCATCCTGTTCTCAAAGCCCAGGATGTTGAACTGGAAGCCGGCCGGTTTTACCGGATCCAACTGGACTACGTGAGCGCCGGGCTTGACCCGCAGGTCAAGCTCTTTTGGGCTATGCCTCAAGTAGATTATAAGACCCAGGCGCTGGAGGTGGCCCAAAAAGCCGAAGTGGTGGTGATGGTGATGGGCCTTTCGCCCAATCTGGAAGGAGAAGAAATGCCGGTGCATGTGCAGGGATTTGCCGGGGGCGACCGCACCGACATCGCCCTGCCGCGCCCTCAAGAAGAGCTGCTCAAGCAAATTCATGCCCTGGGCAAGCCCGTGGTCCTG
It encodes the following:
- a CDS encoding glycoside hydrolase family 3 C-terminal domain-containing protein, with the protein product MKPETTFPYQDVRLSIEKRVADLVSRMTLAEKVSQMLFDAPAIERLDVAKHNWWNECLHGVGRSGVATVFPQAIGLAATWNPNLIHRMAIATSNEARAKHHATARRSIREIYTGLTFWTPNVNIFRDPRWGRGQETYGEDPYLTACMGVAFVKGIQGDDPKYLKLAATPKHYAVHSGPEPERHHFDAQVSEREMREFYLPAFEACVKEARAVSIMGAYTRANGEPCCASPTLLEKILRREWGFDGYVVSDCWAIIDIYQHHRVVKTPEEAAALAVKAGCDLNCGSTYPALLDAVDQGLIDEATIDQAVKRLFTARFRLGMFDPPEQVPYAQIPFEVIDSPEHRALALQTTRESIVLLKNENQTLPLPKNLKSMAVIGPNADSLPALLGNYNGTPAKGVTPLEGIRQKISANTTLYYAQGCEIAEGVPPLRIIPPTYLRPADAEAGVMGLTAAYYDNPGFKGKPVQIQVDPVVNFIWKGTTPLTGQWADHFAVRWTGYLAPPVSGRYQLGVNGFSSYRLYLDDRLLVEYKDIHHPVLKAQDVELEAGRFYRIQLDYVSAGLDPQVKLFWAMPQVDYKTQALEVAQKAEVVVMVMGLSPNLEGEEMPVHVQGFAGGDRTDIALPRPQEELLKQIHALGKPVVLILLNGSALAVNWAAQNIPAIVEAWYPGQAGGEALADVLFGDYNPAGRLPVTFYKSINDLPPFENYHLEGHTYRYFRGEPLFAFGHGLSYTTFKYSNLKLSAKTIRPDEPISISLQITNTGERAGDEVVQLYVQDVEASVPRPLKELKGFQRLSLEPGEKKTIVFTLSPGQLAFYNDELKLIIEPGLLKVLIGSSSEDIRLVGEFNIAGEMIEIAQKTFFSTVETK